One genomic region from Leptospiraceae bacterium encodes:
- a CDS encoding PAS domain-containing protein produces MDLIDLKTAFIIQTFLNFLGIGIYSLLWFQYKNYYEGIGSWALYFIFRFISIFLIILRNVIPNWASILLANLLFLFSLYFLYIGLCKFLQKAYKKIFFVFLLLVFIPIFSFYTFIQNDVNNRIIIFSIAYVILSLHIVHLLSTTSSEFHSIPKGLNYFIIFDSFIVSLRIIFILIFPYQTSNLFHKNISDYTFVIYINLINFFLYSFGLFYLLNRRLLIDKKYENYERKITEEILIQSKLDFHQVASSVPGLVFQYVHRKNGSFSIEYMNETFTTYTGIPFADLKKNPKLFFEPIPREDRDMIKKAIKLASEELKNFKIEHRILTKNGDILWFQVYSIPRIQTNDDVLWSGVSVDITDRINMEEDLLKAKDAAEKANLIKTEFLTNMSHEIRTPINAILGFSELLEARLDNKELISYTTFISQSGRILLALLNDLLELSKIASGVISKNQEPTDLRALLNELNVALYYELSQKQLQYICQIDPDIPDLIIIDKIKLRQILLNLIGNAIKFTSDGFVKVSINKNSEDMKNLSLKILIEDSGIGISEKEQEIIREILTKGVDSKPKKTENPGRGLIVCKRLSSVMDLEISFESQEGKGTKFLLLIKNIETPPSIINHESPLLLPSNPSKHLELDYPTSQIQKWKELYDILVHQYIPIWEMLKDYMVIDDIIKFAEGVNKESSRYAYPELTEWGEYLKISALEYNVQSIKFLLREFHHKLTQLQIIINQEEKDYSNNP; encoded by the coding sequence ATGGATTTAATTGATCTTAAAACAGCTTTCATCATCCAAACCTTTCTTAACTTTCTGGGAATCGGTATTTACAGCCTCCTCTGGTTTCAATATAAAAATTATTATGAGGGTATCGGTTCCTGGGCTCTATATTTCATCTTTCGTTTTATTTCTATCTTTCTCATTATTCTCCGAAATGTAATACCCAATTGGGCTTCTATACTTCTTGCCAACCTATTATTTCTGTTCAGTCTCTATTTCTTATACATTGGTTTATGCAAATTCTTACAAAAAGCGTATAAGAAAATCTTTTTTGTATTTTTACTCCTTGTATTCATACCCATATTCTCTTTTTATACTTTCATCCAAAATGATGTAAATAATCGAATTATCATTTTTTCCATTGCTTATGTCATTTTATCCTTACATATAGTACATCTACTATCTACAACCTCTTCCGAATTTCATTCCATACCCAAAGGTTTAAATTATTTTATTATATTCGATTCATTTATCGTCTCTCTTCGGATTATTTTTATTCTTATATTCCCTTATCAGACCTCAAACCTGTTTCATAAGAACATATCAGATTATACATTTGTTATCTATATAAATCTAATAAATTTCTTTCTTTATAGCTTCGGCTTATTCTATCTCTTAAATCGTCGTTTACTTATCGATAAGAAATATGAGAATTATGAAAGAAAGATAACAGAAGAAATTCTTATACAAAGTAAACTGGACTTTCATCAGGTGGCCAGCAGTGTTCCCGGGTTGGTTTTCCAATATGTCCACCGTAAGAATGGCTCTTTCTCCATCGAGTATATGAATGAAACTTTTACAACTTATACCGGCATACCCTTTGCTGACCTAAAAAAGAATCCGAAGCTATTTTTTGAGCCCATACCCAGAGAAGATAGAGACATGATAAAAAAAGCCATAAAACTGGCTTCAGAAGAACTAAAAAACTTTAAAATAGAACACCGAATTCTTACTAAAAACGGGGATATTTTATGGTTTCAGGTATATTCCATTCCCAGAATCCAAACAAACGACGACGTTTTGTGGAGCGGTGTATCTGTCGACATAACTGACAGAATCAATATGGAGGAAGACTTACTCAAGGCTAAAGATGCAGCTGAGAAAGCGAATCTAATAAAAACAGAATTTCTAACCAATATGAGCCACGAAATTAGAACCCCTATCAATGCCATCCTCGGTTTCTCGGAACTTTTAGAAGCCAGGCTCGATAATAAGGAGCTGATTTCTTATACGACTTTCATTTCTCAGAGCGGTAGAATTCTATTAGCTCTTTTAAATGATCTATTAGAATTATCTAAAATTGCATCAGGAGTCATAAGTAAAAACCAGGAACCTACCGATCTAAGGGCTCTCCTGAACGAACTAAATGTTGCCTTATACTATGAGCTTTCCCAAAAACAACTTCAATATATATGCCAAATTGATCCGGATATTCCTGATCTCATAATAATAGATAAGATAAAGCTTCGACAAATTCTTTTAAATCTTATAGGAAATGCTATCAAATTTACTTCCGATGGTTTTGTAAAGGTTTCCATAAACAAGAATTCGGAAGATATGAAAAACCTATCTTTAAAAATTTTAATAGAAGATAGTGGAATTGGTATTTCCGAAAAGGAACAAGAAATCATAAGAGAAATTCTCACGAAAGGAGTTGATTCCAAACCCAAAAAAACAGAGAATCCGGGAAGAGGACTTATTGTTTGCAAAAGGTTAAGCTCTGTTATGGATCTAGAGATATCCTTCGAAAGCCAGGAAGGAAAAGGAACGAAATTCCTACTTTTAATAAAAAATATAGAAACTCCTCCGTCCATAATAAACCATGAATCCCCCTTGCTACTTCCCTCAAACCCATCTAAACACTTAGAGTTGGATTACCCTACATCCCAGATCCAGAAATGGAAAGAATTATACGATATATTAGTTCACCAATATATTCCGATCTGGGAAATGTTGAAGGATTATATGGTTATAGATGATATCATAAAATTTGCAGAAGGTGTAAACAAAGAATCAAGTCGCTATGCTTATCCAGAACTAACAGAGTGGGGAGAATATCTTAAAATCTCTGCTCTGGAATATAATGTTCAAAGTATCAAGTTCCTTTTAAGAGAGTTTCATCATAAATTAACACAACTACAAATAATTATAAATCAGGAAGAAAAAGACTATTCAAACAATCCGTGA
- a CDS encoding biopolymer transporter ExbD — MKFRRTSKTFDRIDITSLIDVISFIVIYFLLNATLQKSTSIKIELPRSSTRAAKVEKQEELIITVNKEGRIFMDKDPTPISLEAVPEKINQFLGPKEKRDPKKNRVIIRGDKGASYQTVVKVIDKLNEAGVKRFNLSMVKSSTP; from the coding sequence ATGAAATTCCGAAGAACGAGCAAGACTTTTGATAGGATTGACATTACCTCTCTGATTGATGTAATTTCCTTTATTGTGATCTATTTTTTACTCAATGCTACCCTGCAAAAATCGACTTCTATTAAAATTGAACTTCCCCGTTCCAGCACAAGAGCAGCCAAGGTAGAAAAACAGGAAGAACTCATTATTACTGTTAACAAAGAAGGGAGAATCTTTATGGATAAGGATCCAACTCCCATATCACTTGAAGCTGTTCCGGAGAAAATAAACCAATTTTTAGGCCCTAAAGAAAAGCGCGATCCTAAGAAGAACAGGGTAATTATTCGTGGCGACAAAGGAGCCAGTTACCAGACTGTAGTAAAAGTAATTGATAAGCTCAACGAAGCCGGAGTCAAACGTTTTAACCTGTCTATGGTAAAATCCTCTACCCCATAA
- a CDS encoding MotA/TolQ/ExbB proton channel family protein, producing MLLGKSQSIISFLPPETIPLIILFVSIITLTIIIERFIFFLRQSSLKTEDIRRIRNYLKSRQFDEAEKALSSVGKNPAIQALKAGIQAIQVGQAENLRQEIETEGYIQITRMERFLTGLGTIATITPLLGVLGTVTGMIRSFEEGVGTKNAEVGISEALVTTAMGLAVAIPAYVFYNYFVRKKEDRIIEIETLSEQALEILEPK from the coding sequence ATGCTTTTAGGTAAATCGCAATCTATTATTTCATTTCTTCCCCCGGAAACCATTCCCCTTATCATTTTGTTCGTTTCAATAATCACTCTGACCATTATCATTGAGCGTTTCATCTTCTTTTTAAGACAAAGTTCTCTAAAAACAGAAGATATTCGCAGAATCAGAAACTATCTGAAAAGCAGGCAGTTTGATGAAGCAGAAAAGGCTTTAAGTTCCGTGGGGAAAAACCCCGCCATTCAGGCATTAAAAGCCGGTATTCAAGCAATTCAGGTCGGTCAGGCAGAAAACTTACGACAGGAAATCGAAACAGAGGGTTATATTCAGATAACTCGAATGGAACGCTTCCTCACCGGACTTGGAACTATTGCTACGATTACCCCCCTTTTAGGAGTTCTGGGAACTGTAACCGGTATGATACGTTCCTTCGAAGAAGGAGTTGGAACTAAGAATGCAGAAGTGGGTATCAGTGAAGCTCTGGTCACTACTGCCATGGGACTGGCTGTAGCCATACCTGCTTATGTTTTTTACAACTATTTTGTTCGAAAAAAAGAAGATAGAATTATAGAAATCGAGACTTTGAGCGAACAGGCTCTGGAGATTCTCGAACCCAAATAA
- a CDS encoding HlyD family efflux transporter periplasmic adaptor subunit, protein MEISISEKHEEENVLDKFSSYRLVQSPHSLRIAAYIIAGLFVFFVLLLFLSPWQQTSFGMGRVVAREPLERQQFIDSPVKGRVSQWFVREGSLVKKGDPIVEIMDNDPEYFNRLESIKLATESRLQAAELQKSSYLSKINSISSSVSNEVEAKQNKVSMAEQKIRNAENKLIASEAELKTSEINFERTRKLYEKGLVSKRKYELEKLYLTKNKTGFKQAKANLQIAKNEHLHSLAELKKARNEGRAKLDGTRAEYGYALSGLSKAKEELHKIDTSLARQKAQKVYAPRDGIIMRILAVEHSVQIKQGQSLAILVPESGKYAVELYIDGNDIPLLREGMETRLQFQGWPALQLSGYPQLAVGTFGGTVRLVDLTDDGSGKFRTLIVPDEKSDWPSSLYLRQGVRTKGWILLNRVSLAYELWRRFNDFPPAIPNKKSVITEKKTNSGDKK, encoded by the coding sequence ATGGAAATATCTATTAGCGAAAAGCATGAAGAAGAAAATGTGCTTGATAAGTTTAGTTCCTACCGACTGGTTCAATCTCCGCATAGTTTACGGATAGCTGCCTATATTATCGCCGGATTATTTGTATTTTTTGTTCTACTGCTTTTTCTTTCTCCCTGGCAACAGACTTCATTTGGCATGGGGCGAGTTGTAGCCAGAGAACCTCTGGAAAGACAACAATTTATAGATTCCCCGGTAAAAGGAAGGGTTTCGCAATGGTTTGTAAGGGAGGGCTCCCTGGTAAAAAAAGGGGATCCGATAGTAGAGATTATGGATAATGACCCGGAATATTTTAATCGACTGGAAAGTATTAAGCTGGCTACTGAATCTCGCTTGCAGGCTGCTGAGCTTCAAAAGAGTTCTTATTTATCCAAGATAAATTCTATATCTTCTTCCGTAAGTAATGAAGTGGAAGCTAAACAAAACAAGGTAAGTATGGCGGAACAAAAAATTCGAAACGCTGAAAATAAACTTATTGCGAGTGAAGCTGAGCTAAAAACCAGCGAGATTAATTTTGAGAGGACAAGAAAGCTTTATGAAAAGGGACTTGTATCTAAACGTAAATATGAATTAGAAAAACTATATTTAACCAAAAATAAAACCGGGTTTAAACAGGCAAAAGCCAATTTACAAATTGCTAAAAATGAACACCTACATTCTCTCGCCGAGTTAAAGAAAGCCAGGAATGAAGGAAGAGCCAAGTTGGATGGAACAAGAGCTGAATATGGTTATGCTTTATCCGGTCTTTCAAAGGCAAAAGAAGAGTTACATAAGATTGATACAAGTCTTGCGAGGCAGAAAGCACAGAAAGTATATGCACCCAGAGATGGAATTATTATGAGGATACTTGCTGTAGAACATTCGGTTCAGATTAAGCAGGGACAATCCCTGGCAATCCTTGTTCCTGAATCAGGAAAGTATGCAGTTGAATTATATATCGATGGAAATGATATTCCTCTTTTGAGGGAAGGGATGGAAACCCGCTTGCAGTTTCAGGGTTGGCCGGCACTACAGCTAAGCGGATATCCGCAGTTAGCCGTAGGAACATTTGGAGGAACGGTTCGTTTGGTTGATTTAACAGATGATGGAAGTGGTAAATTTCGTACACTAATTGTTCCCGATGAAAAGAGTGATTGGCCTTCTTCACTTTATCTTCGGCAGGGAGTTAGAACAAAAGGCTGGATTTTGCTTAACCGTGTAAGCCTTGCTTATGAATTATGGAGAAGATTTAACGATTTCCCTCCGGCTATACCAAATAAAAAGTCTGTAATAACAGAGAAGAAAACAAATTCGGGTGATAAAAAATGA
- a CDS encoding hybrid sensor histidine kinase/response regulator produces the protein MNHFIKNSKILIVDDNPINLGLLGKALSVEGYKIIFAENGIQAIKSCEKVLPDLILLDIMMPEMDGFETCQHLKSSEKTSDIPILFLTAKVEPKDIVKGFQIGAVDYITKPFNTTELLQRVKTHLSLKHAMEELKEKISLMEDVERITRHDLKNPLNAIINFPDMVRLFGTVNEKQEKFLHNIKLAGLQMLNMINRSLDMVKMERGTYILSPIRLDIIKIIQNIIKDSSRILEAKSLHTKIFLHGEEINPGDFFYLLGEELLCYSMLSNLFQNAIEASPENARIDFSISREEKFAIISLHNSGAVPEEIRENFFEKYITFGKGNQGTGLGTYSARLIAEVQKGSISMTSGEEETTIIITLPIS, from the coding sequence ATGAATCATTTCATAAAAAATTCTAAAATTTTAATAGTAGATGACAATCCTATCAATCTGGGCTTGTTAGGGAAAGCTCTATCGGTAGAAGGTTATAAAATTATTTTTGCTGAGAATGGAATCCAGGCAATAAAATCCTGTGAAAAAGTATTACCCGATTTGATACTACTTGATATTATGATGCCGGAAATGGATGGTTTCGAAACCTGCCAGCATTTAAAATCCTCAGAGAAAACCTCAGATATTCCCATTTTATTTTTAACTGCAAAGGTCGAACCCAAAGATATTGTCAAAGGTTTCCAAATAGGAGCGGTAGACTATATCACCAAACCCTTTAATACCACTGAACTTCTACAGAGAGTGAAAACGCATTTGAGCTTAAAGCACGCCATGGAAGAACTCAAGGAAAAGATAAGCTTGATGGAAGATGTAGAAAGAATTACCCGCCATGATTTAAAAAATCCCCTCAATGCAATTATAAACTTTCCGGACATGGTAAGATTATTCGGTACGGTAAATGAGAAGCAAGAGAAATTTCTTCACAACATCAAGTTGGCCGGTTTGCAGATGTTAAATATGATTAACCGCTCTTTAGATATGGTTAAAATGGAAAGAGGAACTTATATTTTATCACCTATCCGTCTGGATATAATAAAAATTATACAGAACATAATCAAAGATAGCTCCAGGATTCTGGAAGCTAAAAGCCTCCATACCAAAATATTTTTACACGGAGAAGAAATAAACCCCGGTGACTTTTTTTATCTTTTAGGAGAAGAACTACTCTGTTATTCCATGCTTTCCAACCTGTTTCAAAATGCCATTGAGGCCTCTCCCGAAAATGCCAGAATCGACTTTTCTATAAGCAGGGAAGAAAAATTTGCAATTATCAGCCTTCATAACTCAGGAGCTGTTCCGGAAGAAATCCGAGAAAATTTCTTTGAAAAATACATAACTTTCGGAAAAGGAAACCAGGGAACTGGACTCGGAACCTACAGTGCAAGGCTGATAGCAGAAGTTCAAAAAGGAAGTATCAGCATGACAAGTGGAGAAGAAGAAACCACCATCATCATCACCCTTCCCATTTCCTGA
- a CDS encoding ABC transporter ATP-binding protein: MSAGKKFQAEMESLVPNVFEFLCETFGVPFSKKEIHSLFHESNSFSQEQFASLLDILGNHSGLRIKKQVMDFDRAFSSSYTKAPLLYFHFEAENLVDCFVFLGKKTGKYEVFSIKKNESIYCKKEDFFQITGIQKDKETIFYAPEPIYPLQSEKGTAHLSNIQSLLQFLKPEVKDIWVLFIYGIGTGLFSLIVPVATSSLINTLAFGTLLQPVIILTVFVFFFLLLAGGMNIMQNIVTEYLRRRLFVRFSSEISSRIMRYDEQSSPIYLPDIVSYYFEVFTLQKNVTSLLIDGLGLIVITVVGLLFVSIYHPLFLFYSLVFLVLLYILIFIRLKSGTEAKLKESKQKYKVYHLIEDLAEAREYFTTQNGEKYGYKRIDSQIREYLKYREKNFKILIKQSGGAIFLQASGHALLLGLGGFLVIKQQLSLGQLVAAELILAKVLDGFSGVGKYLEMYYGLLAAVEKIKTLIEIPSEKRGFENLQINSKSVQLKIQDLLVHIAGIYNLNCEFNSGKPIGLYASEEADKLEILFRVLSGKQKIDSGVILVNGHDLRNLLPEIRKSLFGYLNRISIFHGTIYENIKQGENHLGIQEIRALLEKLGVMKDISRLEKEIFTELHTSGFPLQYRQLKAICIAREFLRKNAVIILDRFLDDMDEAFIDVVLDYMNTSECSNKVILVHTQRKDILQKIENRRLYKDNQLLDLKLK, translated from the coding sequence TTGAGTGCAGGGAAAAAGTTTCAGGCTGAAATGGAAAGCTTAGTTCCGAATGTTTTTGAGTTTTTATGCGAGACTTTTGGGGTTCCATTTTCCAAAAAAGAGATTCATTCACTATTTCATGAATCAAATTCATTTTCCCAGGAACAATTTGCCAGTTTATTAGATATTTTAGGAAACCACTCCGGCTTACGTATAAAAAAACAGGTGATGGATTTTGATAGGGCATTTAGTTCTTCTTACACGAAAGCTCCTTTGCTCTATTTTCATTTTGAAGCAGAGAATCTGGTGGATTGCTTTGTGTTTTTAGGAAAAAAGACCGGTAAATATGAGGTTTTTTCTATAAAAAAAAATGAATCCATTTACTGTAAAAAAGAAGATTTTTTTCAAATTACAGGTATACAAAAAGATAAAGAAACTATCTTTTATGCTCCCGAACCCATTTATCCCTTACAATCTGAAAAAGGAACAGCTCATTTATCTAATATTCAATCTTTATTACAATTCTTAAAGCCAGAAGTGAAAGATATCTGGGTATTATTTATTTATGGAATTGGAACCGGTTTATTCAGTCTCATTGTTCCTGTCGCGACCTCGTCTTTGATCAACACATTGGCCTTCGGAACTCTTTTGCAACCTGTTATCATCCTTACAGTTTTTGTATTTTTCTTCCTGCTTCTTGCAGGTGGTATGAATATTATGCAGAATATAGTGACGGAATATTTGCGCAGAAGATTATTTGTGCGGTTTAGTTCTGAGATTAGTTCAAGAATAATGCGTTATGATGAACAGTCTTCCCCTATATATTTACCCGACATTGTAAGTTATTATTTTGAAGTTTTTACCTTACAAAAAAATGTTACATCTTTATTGATAGATGGTTTGGGTTTGATTGTTATAACCGTAGTAGGCTTGCTGTTTGTAAGTATTTATCACCCTCTTTTTCTTTTTTATAGCCTGGTCTTCTTGGTGCTTCTTTACATTTTGATATTTATTCGACTAAAATCCGGAACGGAAGCCAAACTAAAAGAATCCAAGCAGAAATATAAGGTCTATCATTTGATTGAAGATTTGGCAGAAGCCAGAGAATACTTTACAACACAAAATGGGGAAAAATATGGTTATAAGCGAATTGATAGTCAAATCCGGGAATACTTGAAATATAGAGAGAAAAATTTTAAAATACTAATAAAACAATCCGGTGGGGCTATTTTTTTACAGGCCAGCGGACACGCTCTTTTATTAGGTTTAGGGGGATTCTTAGTGATAAAGCAGCAGTTAAGCCTCGGTCAATTGGTCGCTGCTGAATTAATTCTTGCCAAAGTTTTAGATGGTTTTTCCGGCGTGGGAAAATACCTGGAAATGTACTATGGTCTTCTGGCTGCTGTAGAAAAAATAAAGACCTTAATTGAAATTCCTTCAGAAAAACGTGGTTTTGAAAATTTGCAGATAAATTCAAAATCGGTTCAACTTAAAATACAGGATTTGCTGGTTCACATAGCCGGGATTTATAATTTAAACTGCGAATTTAATTCGGGAAAACCAATCGGATTATATGCTTCCGAAGAAGCAGATAAATTGGAAATTCTTTTTCGTGTTCTGAGCGGAAAGCAAAAAATTGATTCTGGTGTTATCTTAGTAAATGGGCATGATCTTCGAAATCTACTCCCGGAAATCAGAAAGTCTTTATTTGGATATTTGAACCGTATCAGTATTTTCCATGGAACTATCTATGAAAATATAAAACAGGGAGAAAATCATCTGGGTATTCAGGAGATTCGAGCTTTACTTGAAAAACTTGGAGTTATGAAAGACATTTCCCGTTTAGAAAAAGAAATTTTTACTGAATTGCATACTTCCGGTTTTCCATTGCAGTACAGGCAATTAAAAGCCATCTGCATTGCTCGTGAGTTTTTGAGAAAGAATGCTGTTATTATTTTAGATAGATTTTTAGATGATATGGATGAAGCTTTTATTGATGTAGTTTTAGATTATATGAATACATCTGAGTGTTCAAACAAAGTTATTCTTGTGCATACACAGAGAAAAGATATACTTCAGAAGATAGAGAATAGACGATTGTATAAAGATAATCAATTATTAGATCTTAAGTTAAAGTAG